One Verrucomicrobiaceae bacterium genomic window carries:
- the rpoB gene encoding DNA-directed RNA polymerase subunit beta, translating into MSQRTNFGKIHEVAEPPNLIEIQLRSYEEFLQKNVLPSKRKDVGLQAVFREVFPISSYDEKMSLDFVMYEIGEPKLTALEAIREAETFSAPLYVTYELKDEAGAKQERVYMGEIPIMTVRGTFVINGAERVVVSQLHRSPGICFEQTQHLNGRWLHGFRIIPDRGTWLEVQFDTNDLLYVYLDRRRRRRKFLATTLLRVIGFPHDEDILKLFYDIQDLKIKESLTEEDLANKILFKDVLDGELIVARAYEPLTSGVCRQLQQLGHKSVKIVNASPEDLLITSLRKDTARDEDEALKEIYRRLRPGDPPTTPNARALVKRLFFDPKRYDLTRVGRYKINQKLTLKVDSDMRVLGAEDVVSAMRYLFKLRGGEGLLDDIDHLGSRRVRAVGELLANQCRVGLSRTERLVKERMTLFDVQMDTMTPSKLVNPKALAAVVRDFFGRSQLSQFMDQINPLAELTHKRRLSALGPGGLNRDRAGFEVRDVHPSHYGRICPIETPEGPNIGLINSLGAYARINEFGFIETPYRPCKDGVAAEKTEYLTADQEENHYIAQANNPVDEKGRFTGAKITVRYRGDFIEVEPEKATLMDVSPKQLVSVAAALIPFLEHDDANRALMGSNMQRQGVPLLEAEAPFVGTGMEGKAARDSRAVIVADANGTVAASTADVIIVTKDGDLPCKEDKFLADPLKSVVTDEEKGVYVYPLRKFGRSNAGTCINQRPLVKDGQKIKKGDVIADGPCTENGELALGKNMLVAFMPWNGYNFEDAIVISRRIVKEDIYTSIHIEDFEVIARDTKLGPEEITRDIPNVGDEALKNLDAQGVVRIGAEVKPGDILVGKITPKSETELAPEERLLRAIFGEKAADVKDTSLRVPSGCAGIVMDVRVANRTSGQDSDKEKLSPAEYKRQIKQIEEDYRQKKEELSDQLTDRLEEIIGEDKLDNDIVNGQTGEIIVAAGKKVSKAMLRRVAENYDSIEMDASPMRNKVFDAIQTFEQKFGDADTERERNLDKIESTETATESNVVKQVRVFVAAKRKLSVGDKMAGRHGNKGVVATIVPEEDMPFLENGVPVDICLNPLGVPSRMNVGQVLETHLGIAAKALGLKIATPVFDGIHESKIMDFIKDAKKQPGYEWMGLNGKSRLYDGRTGEPYAQDTVVGYIYMLKLGHLVADKIHARAVGPYSLVTQQPLGGKAQYGGQRFGEMEVWALEAYGAAYTLQELLTVKSDDVQGRTRIYEQIVKGDHALQAGTPESFNVLIKEMQSLGLDIKVHKRAGSEEPVAELEGLERFATAAGM; encoded by the coding sequence ATGTCCCAGCGCACTAACTTTGGCAAGATTCACGAAGTCGCCGAGCCGCCGAATCTCATCGAGATCCAGCTCCGCTCGTACGAGGAATTCCTTCAAAAGAACGTCCTCCCCTCCAAGCGCAAAGACGTGGGTCTCCAAGCCGTGTTCCGCGAGGTCTTCCCCATCTCCAGCTATGATGAGAAGATGTCCCTCGACTTCGTCATGTACGAAATCGGCGAGCCGAAGCTCACCGCCCTCGAAGCCATCCGTGAGGCAGAAACTTTCTCCGCGCCTCTCTACGTCACTTATGAGCTGAAGGATGAAGCCGGTGCCAAGCAAGAGCGTGTTTACATGGGTGAAATCCCCATCATGACCGTCCGTGGCACCTTCGTCATCAATGGTGCTGAGCGTGTCGTCGTCTCCCAGCTCCACCGCTCCCCTGGTATCTGCTTTGAGCAGACACAGCATCTTAATGGCCGCTGGCTCCATGGCTTCCGTATCATCCCAGACCGTGGTACTTGGCTGGAAGTCCAGTTCGACACGAATGACCTCCTCTACGTCTATCTCGATCGTCGCCGCCGCCGCCGTAAATTCCTGGCCACCACGCTCCTGCGTGTGATCGGCTTCCCGCATGATGAGGACATCCTGAAGCTCTTCTACGACATCCAGGATCTCAAAATCAAAGAGTCCCTCACCGAAGAAGACCTCGCCAATAAGATCCTCTTCAAAGACGTGCTCGATGGCGAGCTCATCGTAGCCCGTGCCTATGAGCCACTCACCTCTGGCGTGTGCCGCCAGCTCCAGCAGCTCGGCCACAAGTCGGTGAAAATCGTCAATGCCTCCCCGGAAGACCTCCTCATCACCTCTCTGCGTAAAGACACCGCTCGTGATGAAGACGAAGCGCTCAAAGAAATCTACCGCCGCCTCCGCCCTGGTGATCCGCCCACGACGCCGAATGCCCGCGCCCTCGTGAAGCGCCTCTTCTTTGATCCGAAGCGTTATGACCTCACTCGTGTCGGTCGTTACAAGATCAATCAGAAGCTCACGCTCAAAGTGGACAGCGACATGCGTGTCCTCGGTGCTGAGGACGTCGTCTCTGCCATGCGCTACCTCTTCAAACTGCGCGGTGGTGAAGGTCTCCTTGATGATATTGACCATCTCGGTTCCCGCCGCGTCCGTGCCGTGGGTGAGTTGCTGGCCAATCAGTGCCGTGTGGGCCTCTCCCGCACAGAACGTCTGGTCAAAGAGCGCATGACTCTCTTTGATGTGCAGATGGATACCATGACGCCCTCGAAGCTCGTCAATCCGAAGGCTCTCGCTGCCGTCGTCCGTGACTTCTTTGGTCGCAGCCAGCTTTCCCAGTTCATGGATCAGATCAATCCGCTCGCGGAACTGACCCACAAGCGCCGTCTCTCCGCTCTCGGGCCTGGTGGTCTCAATCGTGACCGCGCTGGCTTCGAAGTCCGCGACGTGCATCCTTCTCACTATGGCCGTATCTGCCCCATTGAGACGCCTGAAGGTCCGAACATCGGTCTGATCAACTCCCTCGGCGCTTACGCCCGCATCAACGAATTCGGTTTCATCGAAACACCGTATCGCCCGTGCAAAGACGGTGTCGCCGCAGAAAAAACGGAGTACCTCACTGCCGATCAGGAAGAAAATCACTACATCGCCCAGGCGAACAACCCTGTGGACGAAAAAGGCCGCTTCACTGGGGCCAAGATCACCGTGCGCTATCGTGGCGACTTCATCGAAGTCGAGCCGGAGAAAGCTACTCTCATGGACGTGTCTCCGAAGCAGCTCGTCTCTGTCGCCGCCGCACTCATCCCATTCCTTGAGCACGATGACGCCAACCGCGCTCTGATGGGCTCGAACATGCAGCGCCAGGGCGTGCCGCTTCTCGAAGCGGAGGCACCCTTCGTCGGCACGGGTATGGAGGGCAAAGCCGCCCGCGACTCCCGCGCCGTCATCGTCGCAGATGCGAACGGCACCGTCGCCGCATCCACCGCAGACGTGATCATCGTCACCAAAGACGGCGATCTGCCCTGCAAAGAAGACAAATTCCTCGCAGACCCTCTCAAATCCGTCGTCACCGACGAAGAAAAAGGCGTCTATGTCTATCCGCTGCGTAAGTTTGGCCGCAGCAATGCCGGCACCTGCATCAATCAGCGCCCACTCGTCAAAGACGGCCAGAAGATCAAAAAAGGCGATGTCATCGCCGATGGTCCCTGCACCGAGAATGGCGAACTCGCCCTCGGCAAGAACATGCTCGTCGCGTTCATGCCTTGGAACGGTTACAACTTCGAAGACGCCATCGTCATCAGCCGCCGCATCGTGAAGGAGGACATCTACACCTCCATCCACATCGAGGACTTTGAAGTCATCGCTCGTGACACGAAGCTCGGGCCTGAAGAAATCACACGCGACATTCCAAATGTCGGTGATGAGGCTCTGAAGAATCTCGATGCCCAGGGTGTCGTGCGTATCGGTGCTGAAGTGAAGCCTGGCGACATCCTCGTCGGTAAAATCACTCCAAAATCCGAGACCGAGCTCGCTCCTGAAGAGCGCCTCCTGCGTGCCATCTTCGGTGAAAAAGCTGCTGACGTAAAAGATACCTCCCTTCGCGTGCCCTCAGGCTGCGCCGGTATCGTCATGGATGTCCGCGTCGCGAACCGCACCAGCGGTCAAGACTCCGATAAGGAAAAACTCAGCCCAGCTGAGTACAAGCGCCAGATCAAGCAGATCGAAGAAGATTATCGCCAGAAGAAAGAAGAGCTCTCCGATCAGCTCACCGACCGCTTGGAAGAAATCATCGGCGAGGACAAGCTCGACAATGACATCGTCAACGGCCAGACCGGTGAAATCATCGTCGCTGCGGGCAAAAAAGTGTCCAAAGCCATGCTGCGCCGTGTCGCAGAAAACTACGACAGCATCGAAATGGATGCCTCGCCCATGCGCAACAAGGTCTTTGATGCCATTCAGACCTTTGAGCAGAAATTCGGCGATGCTGACACCGAGCGTGAGCGTAACCTCGATAAAATCGAGAGCACCGAAACGGCTACCGAGTCGAACGTGGTCAAACAAGTCCGTGTTTTCGTCGCCGCGAAACGTAAACTCTCCGTCGGTGATAAGATGGCCGGCCGCCACGGTAACAAAGGCGTCGTCGCCACCATCGTCCCAGAAGAAGACATGCCCTTCCTCGAAAACGGCGTGCCGGTGGACATCTGCCTCAACCCTCTCGGCGTGCCTTCACGCATGAACGTCGGTCAGGTGCTTGAAACCCACCTCGGCATCGCTGCCAAGGCCCTCGGCCTCAAGATTGCCACGCCGGTCTTCGACGGTATCCACGAGTCCAAGATCATGGACTTCATCAAGGACGCCAAAAAGCAGCCTGGTTACGAGTGGATGGGCCTCAACGGCAAATCCCGGCTCTACGACGGCCGCACGGGCGAACCCTACGCACAGGACACCGTCGTTGGTTACATCTACATGCTGAAGCTGGGCCACCTTGTCGCCGACAAGATTCACGCCCGTGCTGTCGGTCCCTACTCGCTCGTCACACAGCAGCCGCTGGGTGGTAAGGCGCAATACGGCGGCCAGCGCTTCGGTGAAATGGAGGTCTGGGCACTTGAAGCCTACGGCGCCGCCTACACGCTGCAGGAGCTCCTCACCGTCAAATCCGATGACGTGCAGGGCCGCACACGTATTTACGAGCAGATCGTCAAAGGAGACCACGCCCTCCAGGCTGGCACACCAGAGTCGTTCAACGTGCTCATCAAAGAAATGCAGTCCCTCGGACTCGACATCAAAGTCCACAAGCGTGCAGGCTCAGAAGAGCCCGTCGCTGAACTGGAAGGTCTCGAGCGCTTCGCCACCGCCGCAGGCATGTAA
- the rplL gene encoding 50S ribosomal protein L7/L12 — translation MADLNKIVEELSGLTVLEVSELVKTLETKWGVSAAAPVAAAGGGGAAAAPAAEEKTEFDVILTDGGANKIGVIKEVRGVVPGLGLAEAKKLVESAPQTLKEGVKKEEAEEIKKKMEAAGAKVEIK, via the coding sequence ATGGCTGACCTAAATAAAATCGTTGAAGAACTGAGCGGCTTGACCGTCCTCGAAGTCTCTGAACTCGTCAAAACCCTCGAAACCAAGTGGGGCGTGAGCGCTGCTGCTCCTGTCGCTGCCGCTGGTGGTGGAGGTGCTGCTGCTGCACCTGCTGCTGAAGAGAAGACCGAATTCGACGTCATCCTGACCGATGGCGGCGCGAATAAGATCGGCGTCATCAAAGAAGTCCGCGGCGTCGTCCCGGGCCTCGGCTTGGCTGAAGCGAAGAAGCTCGTCGAGAGCGCTCCGCAGACCCTCAAGGAAGGCGTCAAGAAGGAAGAGGCGGAAGAAATCAAGAAGAAGATGGAAGCCGCCGGCGCCAAGGTCGAGATCAAGTAA
- a CDS encoding 50S ribosomal protein L10, protein MKAEKTLLIEDTLRRVNASPFLLVVDYTGLKVDKFAELRKRLSAVGAEIHVFKNNLVKKATEKAGFPSDLSTHLTGQSAFVTGVKEIFATAKIMKNFAAEFEKPVMKAGILEGKLLDVATIKVLADLPSREALYSQLLGVLQAPASSLARALKAKAEKEGAPTEAAA, encoded by the coding sequence ATGAAAGCTGAAAAAACACTGCTCATCGAAGACACTCTGCGCCGAGTGAACGCATCCCCGTTCCTGCTCGTCGTCGATTATACCGGCCTGAAGGTCGATAAGTTCGCCGAGCTGCGCAAGCGCCTCAGCGCCGTCGGAGCCGAGATCCACGTTTTCAAAAACAACCTGGTGAAAAAGGCCACTGAAAAGGCCGGTTTCCCCAGCGATCTCAGCACTCACCTCACTGGTCAGAGTGCCTTCGTCACCGGCGTGAAGGAAATCTTCGCCACCGCGAAGATTATGAAAAACTTCGCCGCTGAATTCGAAAAACCGGTCATGAAGGCCGGCATCCTTGAAGGAAAGCTCCTCGACGTCGCCACCATCAAGGTGCTCGCCGATCTGCCCTCCCGCGAAGCTCTCTACTCGCAGCTCCTCGGCGTGCTCCAAGCTCCTGCCTCCTCCCTCGCTCGTGCCCTCAAGGCCAAAGCAGAGAAGGAAGGTGCTCCTACCGAAGCCGCTGCTTAA
- a CDS encoding 50S ribosomal protein L1 gives MQTRSKRYKKAAEMIPAGKAFSLEEAADLLRKLPGTKFNQTVTLSFRMGVDPKKSDQMVRGTCPLPHGSGKSVRVAVFAIGNAAEAAKAAGAEIVGFEDLIAKVKEGFLDFDVAIATPAAMNEVRKLGKQLGPRGLMPNPRTGTVTDDTAGAIKAVKAGRADFKLDKNGNIASGVGKMSFETTQLADNARSLIEAVVRAKPASARGRYVETITLASTMSPAVRIDVAKYIKL, from the coding sequence ATGCAAACCCGCAGCAAACGCTACAAAAAAGCCGCCGAGATGATCCCGGCAGGAAAGGCCTTCTCACTTGAAGAAGCCGCCGATCTCCTGCGCAAGCTCCCTGGCACCAAGTTCAACCAGACCGTCACCCTTTCCTTCCGCATGGGTGTCGATCCGAAGAAGTCCGACCAGATGGTCCGCGGCACCTGCCCGCTGCCTCACGGCTCTGGTAAATCCGTTCGTGTCGCCGTTTTCGCCATTGGTAACGCCGCTGAGGCCGCCAAGGCCGCTGGCGCAGAAATCGTCGGATTTGAAGACCTCATCGCCAAGGTGAAAGAAGGCTTCCTCGACTTCGATGTCGCCATCGCAACTCCAGCAGCCATGAACGAAGTGCGTAAACTCGGTAAGCAGCTCGGTCCCCGTGGTCTGATGCCCAATCCGCGTACGGGTACCGTCACCGACGACACCGCTGGAGCCATCAAGGCCGTCAAAGCGGGTCGTGCGGACTTCAAACTCGACAAAAATGGTAACATCGCCTCTGGCGTCGGCAAAATGAGCTTTGAGACTACCCAGCTTGCTGACAACGCCCGCAGCCTCATCGAAGCCGTCGTCCGTGCCAAGCCCGCCTCTGCCCGTGGCCGCTACGTGGAAACCATCACACTCGCCTCGACCATGTCGCCCGCTGTGCGCATCGACGTCGCTAAATACATCAAACTCTAA
- the rplK gene encoding 50S ribosomal protein L11 — protein MAKEIVKQIKLQIKAGAANPAPPIGPALGQAGVNIMAFCKEFNAATQKAGGDVLPTVITVYKDKSFTFITKQPPASNLLKKVANIASGSSEANKKKVAKITKAQLLEATKAKLADLNTTDLERASRIMAGTARQMGIEILD, from the coding sequence ATGGCCAAAGAAATCGTCAAACAAATCAAATTGCAGATCAAAGCCGGCGCCGCCAATCCCGCGCCGCCCATCGGCCCCGCGCTCGGTCAGGCTGGTGTCAACATCATGGCCTTCTGCAAAGAGTTCAATGCAGCGACCCAGAAAGCCGGCGGCGATGTGCTCCCCACTGTCATTACTGTCTATAAAGACAAGTCCTTCACCTTCATCACCAAGCAGCCGCCGGCCTCGAACCTGCTGAAAAAAGTCGCAAACATCGCCTCCGGCTCTAGCGAAGCGAACAAGAAGAAAGTCGCGAAAATCACCAAGGCGCAGCTCCTCGAAGCCACCAAGGCCAAGCTCGCTGACCTGAACACCACTGACCTCGAGCGTGCCTCCCGCATTATGGCCGGCACCGCCCGTCAGATGGGCATCGAAATCCTCGATTAA
- the nusG gene encoding transcription termination/antitermination factor NusG produces the protein MGAIPAARDQWYVIHVRSGLEKKVLESMQRRIQTEEMSDYIFEVLVPMERVSEVKKGKRSETNRKFFPGYVICNCHLLDEHNRLVDKTWYFVKETDGVLNFAGAKDHPIPMRAKEVEAMLAQAREREDSAVPKIAFSPGDSVRVADGPFESQIGTVEEIDPERGVLRVSVNIFGRSTPVDLEYWQVEKADAA, from the coding sequence ATGGGCGCCATTCCAGCAGCACGAGATCAGTGGTACGTCATCCACGTACGTTCCGGCCTTGAAAAAAAGGTCTTGGAAAGCATGCAGCGCCGCATCCAGACCGAGGAAATGAGCGACTACATCTTTGAAGTGCTCGTTCCCATGGAGCGTGTCTCCGAGGTGAAGAAGGGCAAGCGCAGCGAGACCAACCGTAAATTCTTCCCCGGCTACGTCATCTGCAATTGCCACCTGCTCGACGAGCACAATCGCCTTGTCGACAAAACCTGGTACTTCGTCAAAGAAACAGACGGCGTCCTCAACTTCGCCGGTGCCAAAGACCATCCCATCCCCATGCGGGCAAAGGAAGTCGAGGCCATGCTCGCCCAGGCCCGTGAGCGAGAAGACAGCGCGGTGCCAAAAATCGCCTTCAGCCCCGGAGACAGCGTCCGGGTGGCCGATGGCCCCTTCGAAAGCCAGATTGGCACCGTCGAGGAGATCGACCCCGAGCGCGGAGTCCTACGAGTCTCAGTCAATATCTTCGGACGTTCTACCCCAGTCGATCTCGAGTACTGGCAGGTCGAAAAAGCCGACGCCGCATAA
- the secE gene encoding preprotein translocase subunit SecE: MISRIRKYISEVFLELRKANWPWDSKEKGFAKYRELNESTVIVFIAMILLGAFVAVFDVSFREAFQAAQIWLAK; this comes from the coding sequence ATGATCAGCCGCATCCGCAAATACATCTCCGAGGTCTTCCTCGAACTGCGCAAGGCCAACTGGCCCTGGGATTCGAAAGAAAAAGGCTTCGCTAAGTACCGCGAACTGAACGAGTCCACCGTGATCGTCTTCATTGCCATGATTCTACTTGGTGCCTTTGTCGCCGTGTTTGACGTCTCCTTCCGTGAGGCTTTCCAGGCCGCCCAGATCTGGCTCGCCAAGTGA
- the tuf gene encoding elongation factor Tu, with translation MAKEAFQRNKPHVNIGTIGHVDHGKTTLTAAITTVLSKKGFAQAKAYDQIDAAPEEKERGITINTAHVEYETDKRHYAHVDCPGHADYVKNMITGAAQMDGAILVVSAADGPMPQTREHILLARQVGVPALCVFMNKVDMVDDAELLDLVEMEVRDLLSKYDFPGDEIPIVKGSALKALEGDATHEANIHKLMDAVDSYIPLPERPIDKDFLMPVEDVFAIEGRGTVCTGRVERGIVKKMSEVEIIGIRPTAKTTVTDIEMFRKLLDEGRAGDNVGLLLRGTKKTDIERGQVIAKPGSVTPHKKFKAEVYVLSKDEGGRHTPFFNNYRPQFYFRTTDVTGSVTLPEGVEMVMPGDNVSITVELITPIAMEKTIRFAIREGGKTVGAGRVADILD, from the coding sequence ATGGCCAAAGAAGCATTCCAACGCAACAAGCCGCACGTCAACATCGGCACCATCGGCCACGTTGACCACGGCAAAACAACACTCACCGCCGCCATTACCACGGTCCTTTCCAAGAAGGGATTCGCCCAGGCGAAGGCTTACGATCAAATCGACGCAGCTCCTGAAGAAAAAGAGCGCGGCATTACGATCAATACTGCCCACGTGGAGTATGAAACCGACAAGCGTCACTACGCTCACGTGGACTGCCCTGGCCACGCTGACTACGTCAAAAACATGATCACTGGCGCTGCCCAGATGGACGGAGCTATCCTCGTGGTCTCCGCTGCTGATGGCCCGATGCCCCAGACTCGTGAGCACATCCTGCTCGCTCGTCAGGTCGGCGTGCCCGCCCTTTGCGTGTTCATGAACAAAGTGGACATGGTGGACGACGCTGAACTGCTCGACCTCGTCGAGATGGAAGTGCGTGACCTCCTTTCCAAATACGACTTCCCAGGTGATGAAATCCCGATCGTGAAGGGCTCCGCCCTCAAGGCTCTCGAAGGAGACGCCACCCACGAAGCCAACATCCATAAGCTCATGGATGCCGTGGATAGCTACATCCCGCTGCCAGAGCGTCCGATCGACAAAGACTTCCTCATGCCTGTGGAAGACGTGTTCGCTATCGAAGGTCGTGGTACGGTCTGCACTGGCCGTGTCGAGCGTGGCATCGTCAAGAAGATGTCCGAAGTCGAAATCATCGGCATTCGTCCAACCGCCAAGACCACCGTCACGGACATCGAAATGTTCCGCAAGCTGCTCGACGAAGGTCGCGCTGGCGACAACGTGGGTCTCCTCCTCCGCGGCACCAAGAAGACCGACATCGAGCGCGGTCAGGTCATCGCGAAGCCAGGCTCCGTCACTCCGCATAAGAAGTTCAAGGCAGAAGTTTACGTCCTTTCCAAGGACGAAGGCGGCCGTCACACGCCGTTCTTCAACAACTACCGCCCACAGTTCTACTTCCGCACGACGGACGTGACTGGCTCTGTGACCCTTCCTGAAGGTGTCGAAATGGTGATGCCTGGCGACAACGTCTCCATCACCGTGGAACTGATCACACCGATCGCCATGGAGAAGACTATCCGCTTCGCAATCCGTGAAGGCGGCAAGACCGTCGGTGCCGGCCGTGTGGCTGACATCCTCGACTAG
- the lpxA gene encoding acyl-ACP--UDP-N-acetylglucosamine O-acyltransferase — MIHPTAIIDPSAQIGADCHIGPYCIIGADVVLGDGCWLQHHVTIMGPSRIGKGNKFYAYGSIGQQTQDLKYQGEPTWLEMGDNNTFREFCTVHRATAPNDKTRIGSHNNFLSYVHIAHDCVVGNHVIFSNNGTLAGHVTVEDHVILGGLSAVHQFCRIGQRSIIGGCAKIVQDIPPFCTVDGNPARARGLNIVGLQRAGFSREQMHALRGTFRKIYRSGLNNAQAIEELRADGELTPESAAFVEFVASTKRGITPGGKSSGDDDA, encoded by the coding sequence GTGATTCATCCCACCGCTATTATTGATCCTAGCGCCCAAATCGGCGCAGACTGCCACATCGGCCCATACTGCATCATCGGTGCAGACGTCGTGCTTGGAGATGGTTGCTGGCTCCAGCATCACGTCACGATCATGGGTCCGTCCCGCATCGGGAAAGGGAATAAATTTTACGCCTATGGCAGCATCGGCCAGCAGACGCAGGATTTGAAGTATCAAGGAGAGCCCACATGGCTCGAAATGGGCGATAACAACACCTTTCGTGAATTTTGCACCGTCCACCGTGCCACAGCCCCGAACGACAAAACGCGGATCGGCAGTCACAATAACTTCCTCAGCTACGTCCACATCGCGCATGATTGCGTAGTCGGGAACCATGTGATTTTCTCCAATAACGGCACGCTAGCGGGCCACGTCACGGTGGAGGACCACGTCATCCTCGGAGGCCTCAGTGCGGTGCATCAGTTCTGCCGTATCGGCCAGCGCAGCATCATCGGTGGTTGTGCCAAAATCGTGCAAGACATCCCGCCTTTTTGCACGGTGGATGGGAATCCTGCTCGTGCGCGGGGGCTTAACATCGTCGGGCTCCAGCGTGCTGGCTTTAGCCGTGAGCAGATGCATGCTCTTCGCGGCACCTTCCGTAAAATTTATCGCAGCGGCTTGAACAATGCTCAAGCCATCGAAGAACTGCGTGCCGATGGCGAACTCACACCAGAATCAGCAGCCTTTGTCGAATTCGTTGCCTCAACAAAGCGTGGCATCACTCCAGGTGGAAAATCATCTGGAGATGATGATGCGTAA
- a CDS encoding bifunctional UDP-3-O-[3-hydroxymyristoyl] N-acetylglucosamine deacetylase/3-hydroxyacyl-ACP dehydratase, with protein MADSDRQHTLAKPVSMKGTSLHTGEEVTLTLQPAPENFGFKFRRIDLEDKPFIPALVEKVQKVERATTIAEGGVNVHTVEHVISALAGMGVDNCIIEMDANEPPIADGSALPFVELIKSAGLAEQKEARRVFEVREPIYQETRGGTILTIVPDKKFRVSCTNVGPDGRFTQYFSVEINPETYEKEIAAARTFVYYEDIAPLMEKGLIKGGTLEAAIVIRGDALLSKQPLRFPDEFVRHKILDIVGDLMLSGKRITGHVIAVRPGHGPNTELARAIVKQYETMRSMVPAPMHIPSGEAVLDINEVMRILPHRYPFLLVDRVIGFEGSTKCRAIKNVTINEPFFEGHFPGHPVMPGVLQLEAMAQVASIVLLRMPEHQGRIGYFLSANEVKWRRPVLPGDTLVIETEMTKVKRSVAQAIGRCLVNGQVVSEAELMFSVVDR; from the coding sequence ATGGCCGATTCTGACCGCCAGCATACCCTCGCCAAGCCTGTCTCGATGAAAGGCACCTCGCTGCATACCGGCGAGGAGGTCACTCTCACTCTCCAGCCTGCGCCGGAGAATTTCGGCTTCAAATTCCGGCGCATCGACCTGGAGGACAAGCCCTTCATCCCTGCGCTGGTCGAAAAAGTGCAGAAAGTGGAGCGTGCGACCACCATCGCAGAGGGCGGTGTGAATGTGCATACCGTGGAGCATGTGATCTCCGCGCTAGCTGGCATGGGCGTGGATAATTGCATCATCGAAATGGATGCGAATGAGCCGCCCATCGCAGATGGCAGTGCGCTGCCCTTTGTCGAGCTGATCAAGTCTGCCGGTCTGGCAGAGCAAAAAGAGGCGCGGCGTGTTTTTGAGGTTCGGGAGCCGATTTACCAGGAAACTCGTGGCGGCACCATCCTGACCATCGTGCCGGACAAGAAATTCCGCGTTTCCTGCACCAATGTGGGGCCAGATGGTCGTTTCACGCAGTATTTCAGCGTGGAGATCAATCCAGAGACGTATGAGAAGGAAATCGCCGCTGCACGGACCTTTGTTTACTACGAAGACATCGCTCCGCTGATGGAAAAGGGCCTGATCAAAGGCGGCACGCTGGAGGCTGCGATCGTCATCCGTGGCGATGCGCTACTCTCCAAGCAGCCGCTGCGTTTCCCAGATGAATTCGTGCGGCATAAGATCCTAGACATCGTGGGTGATCTCATGCTCTCAGGCAAGCGCATCACTGGCCATGTCATCGCTGTGCGTCCTGGTCATGGCCCGAATACGGAGCTGGCACGAGCCATCGTGAAGCAATACGAGACGATGCGCAGCATGGTCCCCGCACCGATGCATATCCCTAGCGGGGAGGCCGTCCTCGACATCAATGAGGTCATGCGCATCCTGCCGCATCGTTACCCCTTCTTACTGGTAGATCGCGTGATCGGCTTTGAGGGCAGCACGAAGTGCCGCGCCATCAAGAACGTCACGATCAATGAGCCTTTCTTTGAAGGCCATTTCCCCGGCCATCCCGTCATGCCCGGAGTGCTCCAACTGGAGGCGATGGCTCAAGTCGCCAGCATCGTGCTCCTGCGCATGCCGGAGCATCAGGGCCGCATCGGCTACTTCCTCAGTGCCAATGAGGTGAAATGGCGGCGCCCTGTGCTGCCAGGCGACACACTCGTGATCGAGACAGAGATGACGAAAGTGAAGCGCAGCGTGGCCCAGGCCATCGGGCGCTGCCTCGTCAATGGCCAAGTCGTCTCTGAGGCGGAGTTGATGTTCAGTGTCGTCGATCGCTGA
- a CDS encoding YlbF family regulator, which produces MTVSPAIQSKIVELCQTLINDEEVQNARQCAESFLADEAAVKQYREMATLGRALHQKQHHGEEPTGEEITQFNAQQERCEANPVIVGFLGAQETLSGVAETLNAWIARSLESGRVPAAEEMEKKGGCGEGCGCH; this is translated from the coding sequence ATGACTGTATCCCCCGCTATTCAATCTAAGATCGTCGAGCTCTGCCAGACCCTCATCAATGATGAGGAGGTGCAAAATGCCCGTCAATGCGCAGAGTCCTTTCTCGCCGATGAAGCGGCCGTGAAGCAGTACCGTGAGATGGCGACGCTGGGCCGCGCTTTGCACCAGAAGCAGCATCATGGTGAAGAGCCGACAGGGGAAGAAATCACTCAATTCAATGCCCAGCAGGAGCGCTGCGAGGCGAATCCGGTCATCGTCGGCTTTCTGGGGGCTCAAGAGACTCTCAGTGGCGTGGCCGAGACGCTGAATGCCTGGATCGCACGCAGCCTGGAAAGTGGCCGGGTGCCCGCAGCGGAGGAAATGGAGAAAAAAGGCGGCTGTGGAGAAGGCTGTGGCTGCCATTGA